A single window of Flavobacterium sp. 140616W15 DNA harbors:
- the hpf gene encoding ribosome hibernation-promoting factor, HPF/YfiA family, which yields MKVSINAVNFTVDRKLVDFVQERMDKLEKYYDRMVSVDVFLKVEKTSDKENKIAEIKINVPGDDFLVKKQCKTFEEAVELSAESLERLLVKRKEKIRTHI from the coding sequence ATGAAGGTAAGTATTAATGCGGTTAACTTTACTGTTGACAGAAAATTGGTAGATTTCGTTCAAGAAAGAATGGATAAGTTGGAAAAGTATTATGACAGGATGGTATCAGTAGATGTTTTTTTGAAAGTTGAAAAAACAAGTGACAAGGAGAATAAAATTGCTGAGATAAAGATTAATGTTCCTGGTGATGATTTTTTGGTTAAAAAGCAATGCAAAACCTTTGAAGAGGCGGTTGAGCTTTCGGCCGAGTCCTTAGAAAGATTGTTGGTTAAGAGGAAAGAAAAAATAAGAACACATATTTAA
- a CDS encoding amino acid permease has protein sequence MSIWKTKPLSVLLNEASESERGLKRTLSSRSLVALGVGAIIGAGLFSLTGIAAAEHAGPAVTLSFILAAIGCAFAGLCYAEFASMIPVAGSAYTYSYATMGEFMAWIIGWDLVLEYALGAATVGVSWSRYLLELLNKYNIHLPHNLICSPWETLKLSDGTVIEGGILNLPAIIIVSLLSLLLIRGTKESASINNFLVVLKVTVVIVFIVLGWSHIDTANYTPYIPNNTGVFGEFGWSGIAAGAGTVFFAFIGFDAVSTAAQEAKNPQKGMPIGILGSLVICTILYVLFAHVMTGLVPYYEFAGDAKPAATAFAKTGYSFLQTGLIVAILAGYTSVILVMLMGQSRVFYTMSKDGLLPKFFSEIHSKFRTPWKTNIFFLIFVSLFAGFVPVSDLGHMVSIGTLLAFVLVCIGVMVMRKKMPDAPRSFRTPLVPFVPIAGIVICLALMYSLPNESWVRLVIWMSLGVLIYFTYGKKNSKLNNPDK, from the coding sequence ATGTCAATTTGGAAAACTAAACCACTATCGGTATTGCTTAATGAAGCTTCCGAATCTGAAAGAGGCTTAAAAAGAACTCTATCTTCACGCTCTCTAGTAGCACTTGGAGTAGGAGCAATTATTGGAGCTGGATTATTTTCACTAACAGGAATTGCTGCAGCAGAACATGCTGGACCTGCAGTTACATTATCGTTTATTCTTGCCGCAATAGGATGTGCTTTTGCTGGTCTTTGTTACGCTGAATTTGCTTCAATGATACCTGTTGCTGGTAGTGCTTACACCTATTCTTACGCCACAATGGGTGAATTCATGGCTTGGATAATTGGATGGGATTTAGTACTAGAATATGCATTAGGAGCCGCGACAGTCGGCGTGAGTTGGTCTCGTTATCTACTCGAATTGCTTAATAAATACAATATACATTTGCCTCATAATTTAATATGTTCTCCCTGGGAAACATTAAAACTTAGCGACGGAACTGTTATCGAGGGAGGGATATTGAACCTTCCTGCAATAATAATTGTTTCTTTACTTTCATTATTATTAATTAGAGGTACAAAAGAATCAGCTTCTATAAACAATTTCTTAGTTGTTTTAAAAGTTACCGTTGTAATCGTTTTTATTGTATTAGGATGGAGCCATATTGACACAGCAAACTACACTCCTTATATTCCTAATAATACAGGCGTTTTTGGTGAGTTTGGTTGGTCTGGTATCGCTGCTGGAGCTGGAACGGTATTTTTTGCATTCATTGGTTTTGATGCAGTTTCTACAGCTGCACAAGAAGCAAAAAACCCACAAAAAGGAATGCCTATCGGTATTTTAGGATCACTAGTAATTTGTACTATACTATATGTTTTATTTGCTCACGTAATGACTGGACTTGTACCATATTACGAATTTGCTGGCGATGCAAAACCTGCTGCAACTGCTTTTGCTAAAACTGGATATTCATTTTTACAAACAGGTTTAATCGTTGCAATTTTAGCTGGTTACACCTCTGTAATATTAGTAATGTTAATGGGACAAAGCCGTGTGTTTTACACTATGAGTAAAGATGGATTATTACCAAAATTCTTTAGTGAAATTCACTCTAAATTCCGTACTCCTTGGAAAACTAACATTTTCTTTTTGATATTTGTAAGTCTATTTGCTGGATTTGTTCCAGTGAGTGATTTAGGTCATATGGTTAGTATTGGTACCTTATTAGCATTTGTATTAGTATGTATTGGGGTAATGGTAATGCGTAAAAAAATGCCAGATGCTCCAAGATCTTTTAGAACTCCATTAGTTCCTTTTGTGCCTATTGCTGGAATTGTAATTTGCTTAGCATTAATGTATTCATTACCAAATGAAAGCTGGGTAAGACTTGTAATATGGATGAGTTTGGGTGTACTTATTTACTTTACCTACGGTAAGAAAAACAGTAAATTAAACAATCCAGATAAATAA
- a CDS encoding acyl-CoA dehydrogenase family protein, whose protein sequence is MNFEYNETQSMIAQSIKEFAEKNIRPYIMEWDEAQTFPIPLFKELGAMGFMGVLVPEEYGGSGLGYHEYITIIEEISKVDPSIGLSVAAHNSLCTNHILTFGNEEQKKKWIPKLATAEHIGAWGLTEHNTGSDAGGMNTTAVKDGDFWVVNGAKNFITHAISGDIAVVIVRTGEKGDSKGMTAFVFEKGMPGFSSGKKENKLGMRASETAELVFDNCRVPDANRLGEVGQGFVQAMKILDGGRISIGALSLGIAKGAYEAALKYSKERYQFGQPISSFQGISFKLADMATEIEASELLLHKAAFLKQQHKPVTTMGAMAKMYASEVCVKVANEAVQIHGGYGYTKDFPVEKFYRDSKLCTIGEGTTEIQKLVISRNILKD, encoded by the coding sequence ATGAATTTTGAATATAACGAAACGCAATCTATGATTGCTCAGTCCATAAAAGAATTTGCTGAAAAAAATATCCGTCCTTATATAATGGAGTGGGATGAAGCGCAAACATTTCCAATTCCGCTCTTCAAAGAATTAGGAGCAATGGGGTTTATGGGGGTCTTGGTTCCAGAAGAATATGGTGGATCAGGATTGGGATATCATGAATATATAACGATTATTGAGGAAATTTCAAAAGTAGATCCTTCAATTGGATTGTCAGTCGCGGCTCACAATTCATTATGTACAAACCATATTTTGACTTTTGGTAACGAAGAGCAAAAGAAAAAGTGGATTCCTAAATTAGCAACTGCAGAGCATATTGGTGCGTGGGGGCTAACAGAACATAATACAGGTTCAGATGCAGGAGGTATGAATACAACGGCTGTTAAGGATGGGGATTTTTGGGTTGTGAATGGAGCGAAAAATTTTATAACACATGCTATTTCGGGAGATATTGCAGTTGTAATTGTTCGTACAGGAGAAAAGGGAGATTCTAAAGGAATGACGGCTTTTGTTTTTGAAAAAGGAATGCCAGGCTTTTCGTCAGGAAAAAAAGAAAATAAATTAGGTATGCGAGCAAGCGAAACAGCGGAGCTGGTTTTTGATAATTGCCGTGTGCCAGATGCTAATAGATTAGGAGAAGTTGGACAGGGTTTTGTACAAGCAATGAAAATCTTAGATGGAGGGAGGATTTCAATAGGAGCATTATCTCTAGGGATCGCTAAAGGAGCATATGAAGCGGCGTTGAAATATTCAAAAGAAAGGTATCAATTCGGGCAACCAATCAGTAGCTTTCAAGGGATCTCGTTCAAGTTGGCAGATATGGCAACTGAAATTGAAGCTTCGGAATTATTATTGCATAAAGCAGCGTTTTTGAAACAACAACATAAACCGGTAACCACGATGGGAGCAATGGCTAAGATGTATGCTTCAGAAGTGTGTGTAAAAGTAGCTAACGAAGCAGTTCAAATTCATGGAGGATATGGATATACAAAAGATTTTCCAGTAGAAAAATTCTATAGAGATTCTAAGTTGTGTACTATAGGTGAGGGAACTACCGAAATTCAGAAACTAGTTATTTCAAGAAATATCTTAAAAGATTAG
- the rplK gene encoding 50S ribosomal protein L11 — MAKEISKVVKLQVKGGAANPSPPVGPALGAAGVNIMEFCKQFNARTQDKPGKICPVQITVYKDKSFDFVVKTPPAAVQLMEAAKLKSGSGEPNRKKVASVTWEQIRAIAEDKMPDLNAFTMESAMSMVAGTARSMGITVSGDSPF; from the coding sequence ATGGCTAAAGAAATTAGTAAGGTAGTTAAACTACAAGTTAAGGGAGGTGCTGCGAATCCGTCGCCACCGGTTGGACCTGCTTTAGGAGCTGCTGGGGTTAATATCATGGAGTTCTGTAAGCAATTTAATGCTAGAACACAAGATAAACCTGGCAAAATATGCCCAGTACAAATTACTGTGTATAAAGACAAATCATTTGATTTTGTTGTAAAAACTCCTCCAGCAGCAGTTCAGTTAATGGAAGCTGCAAAGCTAAAATCTGGTTCAGGTGAGCCTAATCGTAAAAAAGTAGCTAGTGTTACTTGGGAACAAATTAGAGCTATTGCTGAAGACAAGATGCCTGACTTAAATGCATTCACTATGGAGTCTGCAATGAGTATGGTCGCTGGAACAGCTAGATCTATGGGTATAACTGTATCAGGAGATTCTCCTTTTTAA
- a CDS encoding tyrosine-type recombinase/integrase: protein MKTNKQAFQEYLQLEKKYSSHTLGAYMNDVVSFELFNKLHFDQENIDQVNYSQIRSWVVSLVDANVSNVSVNRKMASLKAFYRFLLKTKQIEISPMQKHKALKTPKMVQVPFSEKELIDLINQMGDSEGFEGVRDKLIIDLFYTTGIRRAELIGLLGVNVDLSANTIKVLGKRNKERIVPVLPVVAEQFLLYVKERESVENIVDGEYFFITKKGLKLNETFVYRLINSYFSKVSEKVKKSPHVLRHTFATHLLNNGADLNSVKELLGHSSLASTQVYTHSSLATLKKVYADAHPRNKK, encoded by the coding sequence GTGAAAACAAATAAGCAGGCATTTCAAGAGTATCTTCAGTTGGAGAAAAAATATTCTTCACATACTTTGGGTGCTTATATGAATGACGTTGTTTCTTTTGAGTTATTTAATAAATTGCATTTCGATCAGGAAAATATTGATCAGGTGAATTATAGTCAGATTAGGTCATGGGTGGTTTCACTTGTGGATGCTAATGTGTCAAATGTTTCTGTTAATCGTAAGATGGCGTCTCTAAAAGCATTTTATAGGTTTTTGTTAAAGACGAAGCAAATAGAGATTAGTCCAATGCAGAAGCATAAGGCTTTAAAGACTCCTAAGATGGTGCAGGTGCCGTTTTCGGAAAAGGAATTGATAGATTTGATAAATCAAATGGGAGATTCTGAGGGGTTTGAAGGGGTTAGGGATAAATTGATAATTGATTTGTTTTATACGACAGGTATCCGAAGGGCGGAGTTGATAGGTTTGCTTGGAGTTAATGTTGATCTGTCTGCTAATACGATTAAAGTGTTGGGGAAGCGTAATAAAGAACGAATTGTTCCTGTTTTGCCTGTTGTTGCTGAGCAGTTTTTGTTGTATGTAAAAGAACGTGAAAGTGTTGAGAATATAGTTGATGGGGAATATTTTTTTATTACTAAAAAAGGGTTAAAATTGAATGAAACCTTTGTGTATCGATTAATAAATTCATACTTTAGTAAAGTCTCTGAAAAGGTAAAAAAAAGTCCTCATGTGCTCCGGCATACATTTGCGACTCATTTATTGAATAACGGGGCTGATTTAAATTCAGTAAAAGAATTATTAGGACATTCTAGTTTGGCGTCTACCCAGGTGTATACACATAGTAGTTTGGCGACTCTTAAAAAAGTGTATGCAGATGCGCATCCTAGGAATAAAAAGTAG
- the nusG gene encoding transcription termination/antitermination protein NusG: MADNNVKKWYVVRAVSGQENKVKTYIETEIARLGMGDYVSQVLVPTEKVVTVKEGKKIAKDKVYFPGYVMIEANLVGEIPHIIKSITSVIGFLGETKGGEPVPLRLSEVNRMLGKVDELAVNTDTRSIPFNLGETIKVIDGPFNGFNGTVEKINEEKRKLEVMVKIFGRKTPLELSFMQVEKV, from the coding sequence ATGGCAGATAATAATGTGAAAAAGTGGTATGTGGTTCGAGCAGTAAGTGGACAAGAAAATAAAGTCAAAACTTATATCGAAACGGAAATTGCCAGATTAGGTATGGGTGATTATGTTTCCCAAGTTTTAGTTCCTACTGAAAAAGTAGTAACTGTGAAAGAGGGTAAAAAAATAGCTAAGGATAAAGTATATTTTCCTGGATATGTTATGATCGAAGCCAATTTAGTTGGTGAAATACCTCATATTATTAAATCAATAACTAGTGTAATTGGTTTTTTAGGTGAAACTAAAGGTGGAGAACCTGTTCCGCTTAGATTATCTGAGGTAAACAGAATGCTAGGTAAGGTTGATGAACTGGCTGTTAATACAGATACACGTTCGATTCCGTTTAACTTAGGAGAAACAATTAAGGTTATTGATGGACCTTTCAATGGTTTCAATGGAACAGTTGAAAAAATCAATGAAGAAAAGCGTAAGTTAGAAGTAATGGTTAAAATTTTCGGAAGAAAAACTCCATTAGAGCTAAGCTTTATGCAAGTAGAAAAAGTATAA
- a CDS encoding helix-hairpin-helix domain-containing protein, which yields MNFRKILTYFKFSRDQRIGIYLLFAIIIVLQLIYFFADFSSSSYFFPEKEKWMSLQKEIDSIKNSDGDKEEKKYSFNPNFITDYKGYKLGMTVDEIDRLLAFRKENKYVNSPNEFQDVTKVSDSLLATMTPYFKFPNWILNKKEVRGNKSYSSEKKFLKKEKIILTDINQASQEDLVKVSGVGEVLSLRILMQKERFGYFVSMEQLKEVWGLSPEVISNLNNHFEISELTSFRKIAINDASLKELSSFPYFRYALAKAIVTHRSMNGNINNIEDLIKIKGFPVEKANIIRLYLEF from the coding sequence ATGAATTTTAGAAAAATCCTTACTTATTTTAAATTTAGCAGAGATCAAAGAATTGGTATTTATTTACTTTTTGCAATTATAATAGTTTTGCAGTTGATCTATTTTTTTGCAGATTTTAGTTCGTCATCATATTTCTTTCCTGAAAAAGAAAAATGGATGTCTTTACAAAAAGAGATAGATTCAATTAAAAATAGTGATGGCGATAAAGAAGAAAAAAAGTATTCATTTAATCCTAATTTCATTACTGATTATAAAGGCTATAAATTAGGTATGACTGTAGATGAAATTGATCGGTTGTTGGCTTTTAGAAAAGAAAATAAATATGTTAACTCACCCAACGAGTTTCAGGATGTAACTAAGGTTTCAGATTCTTTATTAGCCACTATGACTCCTTATTTTAAATTTCCTAATTGGATACTTAATAAGAAAGAAGTAAGAGGTAATAAAAGTTATTCAAGCGAGAAGAAATTTCTTAAAAAGGAGAAAATTATATTAACAGATATTAATCAGGCATCTCAAGAAGATTTGGTTAAGGTTTCTGGTGTAGGAGAGGTTCTTTCTTTGCGGATTTTAATGCAAAAAGAAAGATTTGGATATTTTGTTTCGATGGAGCAACTTAAAGAAGTATGGGGGCTTTCGCCAGAAGTCATTTCGAATTTGAATAATCATTTTGAAATTTCAGAACTCACTTCTTTTAGAAAAATAGCAATAAATGACGCTTCTCTAAAGGAACTTTCTAGCTTTCCGTATTTCCGATATGCGCTAGCAAAAGCAATAGTAACTCATCGAAGTATGAATGGAAATATAAATAATATTGAGGATTTGATAAAAATTAAGGGCTTTCCTGTTGAAAAAGCAAATATAATTCGTTTATATTTGGAGTTCTAA
- the secE gene encoding preprotein translocase subunit SecE, translating to MTKVVNYISEAFEELKSNVTWPAWAEVQRLTIVVAVFSVLFALATWGVDEFFAKALAGFFNWIKA from the coding sequence ATGACAAAAGTTGTTAATTACATATCAGAAGCATTCGAGGAATTGAAGTCAAATGTAACTTGGCCAGCATGGGCAGAAGTGCAACGATTGACAATTGTAGTAGCTGTATTTTCAGTATTATTCGCTTTGGCAACTTGGGGAGTAGATGAATTTTTTGCAAAAGCATTGGCTGGATTTTTTAACTGGATAAAAGCGTAA
- a CDS encoding DUF2851 family protein, with the protein MKEDFLHYLWKYKKFDTLNLRTFNNEELVIINVGQYLELAGPDFFNAQIIIGNQKWAGNIEIHLKSSDWYLHNHEKDIAYESVILHVVWEHDSEVFNQNNSEIPVLILKNYVSEEIIKNYKTLITPKSWIFCEKEIKDINKFSFLNWQERLFFERLERKSKAVYDLLEKTNNDWEAVLFCFLAKNFGLNTNGDSFLQLAQSIPFTIIRKESFEVENLEALLFGNAGLLDADKEDNYFKDLKIRYFYLLHKYQLERVHVEPVQFFKHRPDNFPTIRLSQLANLYHKYQNLFSKIINLKTVQEIYDLLLVPVAPYWQNHYQFDKESPFKSKKTVCSFVDLLIINTIIPIKFAYTKKLGEFILEDLIVILNEIKPEKNAVIDKFKAFDINAVNALETQSLLQLKNEYCNKNRCLDCVVGLELLKGN; encoded by the coding sequence ATGAAAGAAGATTTTCTACATTACCTATGGAAATATAAAAAGTTTGACACTTTAAATCTCAGAACGTTCAATAATGAGGAACTTGTAATAATTAATGTTGGTCAGTATCTAGAATTGGCAGGGCCAGATTTTTTTAATGCTCAAATAATAATTGGGAATCAAAAATGGGCAGGAAACATTGAAATTCATTTAAAATCTTCTGATTGGTATTTGCATAATCATGAAAAAGATATAGCCTATGAAAGTGTTATTCTTCATGTAGTTTGGGAACATGATAGTGAAGTATTCAATCAAAATAACTCTGAGATACCCGTTTTGATTTTAAAAAATTATGTTTCAGAAGAAATCATTAAAAATTATAAAACGTTAATAACTCCTAAATCCTGGATTTTTTGTGAAAAAGAGATTAAAGATATTAATAAGTTTTCATTTCTAAATTGGCAAGAGCGCTTGTTTTTTGAGCGATTAGAACGTAAATCGAAGGCTGTTTATGATCTATTAGAAAAAACTAATAATGATTGGGAAGCAGTTTTATTTTGCTTCTTAGCTAAAAACTTTGGTTTAAACACCAATGGAGATTCTTTTTTACAATTAGCCCAATCAATACCGTTTACTATTATTAGAAAAGAAAGTTTTGAAGTTGAAAATTTAGAAGCCTTGCTTTTTGGTAATGCTGGGTTATTAGATGCTGATAAAGAAGATAATTATTTTAAAGATTTAAAAATCAGGTATTTTTATCTATTGCATAAATATCAATTAGAGAGAGTGCATGTTGAGCCCGTGCAGTTTTTTAAGCATCGTCCTGACAATTTTCCGACTATCCGCCTTTCTCAATTGGCTAATTTGTATCATAAATACCAAAATTTATTTTCAAAGATTATAAATTTAAAGACGGTTCAGGAAATTTATGATTTGTTATTGGTTCCGGTCGCTCCATATTGGCAAAATCACTATCAGTTTGATAAAGAAAGTCCTTTTAAATCAAAGAAAACGGTTTGCTCCTTTGTCGATTTACTTATTATTAATACTATTATTCCAATAAAGTTTGCCTATACTAAAAAACTAGGTGAATTTATTTTAGAAGATTTAATTGTTATTTTAAATGAAATTAAACCTGAGAAAAATGCCGTTATTGATAAGTTTAAAGCATTCGATATTAACGCAGTTAATGCTTTAGAAACACAATCTTTACTACAGCTAAAAAATGAATATTGTAATAAAAATAGGTGTCTTGATTGTGTTGTTGGATTGGAATTGTTAAAGGGTAATTAG
- a CDS encoding PspC domain-containing protein, whose protein sequence is MSAIIKLKFFFEKYGFHVSSRLADRLGMRVTSVRLFFIYISFVTAGLWFGVYLTLAFWIRLKDLVRAKRTSVFDL, encoded by the coding sequence ATGTCAGCAATTATCAAACTTAAATTCTTTTTTGAAAAATACGGTTTTCACGTTTCTTCTAGGTTAGCCGATAGATTAGGAATGCGCGTAACAAGCGTTCGTTTATTCTTTATATATATATCTTTTGTTACGGCTGGACTTTGGTTCGGAGTCTATTTAACATTAGCGTTCTGGATTAGATTAAAAGATTTGGTTCGTGCAAAAAGAACTTCTGTTTTTGATTTATAA
- the tuf gene encoding elongation factor Tu encodes MAKENFNRSKPHLNIGTIGHVDHGKTTLTAAITKVLSDAGYCQAKSFDQIDNAPEEKERGITINTSHVEYETANRHYAHVDCPGHADYVKNMVTGAAQMDGAILVVAATDGPMPQTREHILLGRQVGIPRIVVFMNKVDMVDDAELLELVEMEIRDLLSFYEYDGDNGPVVQGSALGGLNNDPAWVPKIIELMEAVDAWIEEPVRDVAKPFLMPVEDVFTITGRGTVATGRIETGIANTGDPVEIIGMGADKLTSTITGVEMFRKILDRGEAGDNVGLLLRGVDKESIKRGMVIIKPGSVKPHATFKAEVYILKKEEGGRHTPFHNNYRPQFYVRTTDVTGVITLPEGVEMVMPGDNLTINVSLLSPIAMSVGLRFAIREGGRTVGAGQVTEIVG; translated from the coding sequence ATGGCAAAGGAGAATTTTAATCGTTCCAAACCGCACTTAAACATAGGTACAATTGGACACGTAGATCACGGAAAAACTACATTAACTGCAGCAATTACTAAAGTATTGTCTGATGCAGGTTACTGTCAAGCTAAATCGTTTGATCAAATCGATAACGCTCCAGAGGAGAAAGAAAGAGGTATTACAATTAATACTTCACACGTAGAGTATGAAACAGCTAATCGTCATTACGCTCACGTTGACTGTCCAGGTCACGCGGATTACGTAAAGAACATGGTTACTGGAGCAGCTCAAATGGATGGAGCTATCTTAGTAGTTGCTGCTACAGATGGTCCAATGCCACAAACACGTGAGCACATCCTTTTAGGACGTCAGGTTGGTATTCCAAGAATCGTTGTTTTTATGAACAAAGTGGATATGGTTGATGATGCTGAGTTGTTAGAGCTTGTTGAGATGGAAATCAGAGACTTGTTATCTTTCTACGAGTATGATGGAGATAATGGTCCTGTTGTTCAAGGTTCAGCTTTAGGAGGATTGAATAATGATCCTGCTTGGGTTCCTAAAATTATTGAATTAATGGAGGCTGTTGATGCTTGGATCGAAGAGCCAGTGCGTGACGTAGCTAAACCATTCTTGATGCCAGTTGAAGATGTATTTACAATTACAGGACGTGGAACTGTTGCTACAGGTCGTATCGAAACTGGTATTGCTAATACAGGAGATCCTGTTGAAATCATTGGTATGGGAGCTGATAAATTAACTTCTACTATTACAGGAGTTGAGATGTTCCGTAAAATCCTTGATAGAGGAGAAGCTGGAGATAACGTAGGTTTATTGTTAAGAGGTGTTGATAAAGAATCTATCAAAAGAGGAATGGTTATCATTAAGCCAGGATCAGTAAAACCACACGCTACTTTCAAAGCAGAGGTTTATATCTTGAAAAAAGAAGAAGGTGGACGTCATACTCCATTCCATAATAACTACCGTCCACAGTTCTACGTACGTACAACTGACGTAACAGGAGTTATTACTTTACCAGAAGGAGTAGAGATGGTAATGCCAGGAGACAACTTGACTATTAATGTTTCTTTATTAAGCCCAATCGCAATGAGCGTAGGTTTACGTTTCGCTATCCGTGAAGGTGGTAGAACTGTAGGAGCAGGTCAGGTAACTGAAATCGTAGGATAA
- the rpsU gene encoding 30S ribosomal protein S21 → MLIIPIKDGENIDRALKRYKRKFDKTGTVRQLRARTAFIKPSVKNRIKIQKAAYIQNMKDNLES, encoded by the coding sequence ATGTTAATTATACCAATTAAAGACGGAGAAAATATCGATAGAGCATTAAAGCGCTATAAAAGAAAATTTGATAAAACAGGAACTGTTCGTCAGTTAAGAGCACGTACTGCTTTTATTAAGCCATCTGTAAAAAATAGAATCAAAATTCAAAAAGCTGCTTACATTCAAAACATGAAAGACAACTTGGAGAGTTAG